A single genomic interval of Streptomyces sp. 1222.5 harbors:
- a CDS encoding MarC family protein: MFDIAVFGSLFLTLFVIMDPPGITPIFLALTAGRPAKVQKRMAFQAVCVAFGVIATFGVLGHQILDYLHVSVPALMIAGGLLLLLIALDLLTGKTDEPKQTKDVNVALVPLGMPLLAGPGAIVSVILAVQKAGSVATQVSVWSAILAIHVVLWLVMRYSLLIIRVIKDGGVVLVTRLAGMMLSAIAVQQIINGITQVIRGS; the protein is encoded by the coding sequence ATGTTCGACATCGCCGTCTTCGGCTCCCTGTTCCTGACCCTCTTCGTCATCATGGATCCCCCCGGGATCACCCCGATCTTCCTCGCCCTGACCGCGGGCCGTCCGGCCAAGGTGCAGAAGCGCATGGCCTTCCAGGCGGTGTGCGTGGCGTTCGGTGTCATCGCCACGTTCGGCGTCCTGGGCCATCAGATCCTCGACTACCTGCACGTCTCCGTCCCCGCGCTGATGATCGCGGGCGGTCTGCTGCTCCTGCTGATCGCGCTGGACCTGCTCACCGGCAAGACCGACGAGCCGAAGCAGACCAAGGACGTGAACGTGGCGCTCGTACCGCTGGGCATGCCGCTGCTCGCGGGCCCCGGCGCCATCGTGTCCGTGATCCTGGCCGTGCAGAAGGCCGGCAGTGTCGCCACGCAGGTCTCGGTGTGGTCCGCGATCCTCGCGATCCACGTCGTGCTGTGGCTGGTGATGCGTTACTCGCTGCTGATCATCCGGGTCATCAAGGACGGCGGCGTCGTCCTGGTGACGCGGCTCGCGGGCATGATGCTCTCCGCGATCGCGGTGCAGCAGATCATCAACGGAATCACTCAGGTCATCCGGGGGAGCTGA
- a CDS encoding ferritin-like fold-containing protein has translation MTSSDKPENASAASAEPTGVAAQDWAQASADPQYRAAVVDLLGALAYGELAAFERLAEDAKLAPTLADKAELAKMASAEFHHFERLRDRLTEIGEEPTAAMDPFVAALDGFHRQTAPSDWLEGLVKAYVGDSIASDFYREVAARLDSDSRELVLAVLDDTGHAEFAVEKVRAAIDADPRVGGRLALWARRLMGEALSQSQRVVADRDALSTMLVGGVADGFDLAEVGRMFSRITEAHTKRMAALGLAA, from the coding sequence ATGACTAGCTCTGACAAGCCTGAGAACGCGTCCGCCGCCTCCGCCGAACCGACCGGTGTCGCCGCCCAGGACTGGGCGCAGGCCTCCGCCGACCCGCAGTACCGCGCCGCTGTCGTGGACCTGCTCGGCGCGCTCGCGTACGGGGAGCTGGCGGCGTTCGAGCGCCTCGCGGAGGACGCCAAGCTGGCGCCGACCCTCGCGGACAAGGCGGAGCTGGCGAAGATGGCGTCGGCGGAGTTCCACCACTTCGAGCGGCTGCGGGACCGGCTGACCGAGATCGGCGAGGAGCCGACGGCCGCCATGGACCCGTTCGTCGCCGCGCTCGACGGCTTCCACAGGCAGACGGCGCCCTCGGACTGGCTGGAGGGCCTGGTCAAGGCGTACGTGGGGGACTCGATCGCGAGCGACTTCTACCGCGAGGTCGCGGCCCGTCTCGACTCCGACAGCCGTGAGCTGGTGCTCGCCGTGCTGGACGACACCGGGCACGCCGAGTTCGCGGTGGAGAAGGTGCGTGCCGCGATCGACGCCGACCCGCGGGTGGGCGGCCGGCTGGCGCTGTGGGCGCGGCGGCTGATGGGCGAGGCGCTGTCGCAGTCGCAGCGGGTCGTCGCCGACCGGGACGCGCTGTCCACGATGCTCGTCGGGGGCGTGGCGGACGGGTTCGACCTCGCGGAGGTCGGGCGGATGTTCTCGCGGATCACGGAGGCGCACACGAAGCGGATGGCTGCGCTGGGCTTGGCGGCGTAG
- a CDS encoding PHP domain-containing protein, protein MRVDLHCHSTASDGTDTPAELVRNAAAAGLDVVALTDHDTTRGYGEAIAALPAGLTLVTGAELSCRIDGVSMHLLAYLFDPEEPALLAERELVRDDRVPRARGMVSRLNALGVPVTWEQVERIAAGGSVGRPHVATALVELGVVATVSDAFTEEWLADGGRAYVPKHETDPFEAIRLVKGAGGVTVFAHPAAVKRGRTVPESAIAEMAAAGLDGIEVDHMDHDADARTRLRALADELGLLVTGSSDYHGSRKTVSLGAFTTDPEVYGEITRRATGAFPVPGTGGI, encoded by the coding sequence GTGCGCGTCGATCTGCACTGTCACTCCACGGCCTCCGACGGCACGGACACGCCGGCCGAGCTGGTGCGCAACGCCGCCGCCGCCGGACTGGACGTCGTCGCGCTGACCGACCACGACACCACCCGCGGGTACGGCGAGGCGATCGCCGCGCTGCCCGCGGGGCTCACCCTGGTCACCGGCGCCGAGCTGTCGTGCCGGATCGACGGCGTCTCGATGCACCTGCTGGCCTACCTCTTCGACCCCGAGGAGCCCGCCCTGCTCGCCGAGCGCGAGCTGGTCCGGGACGACCGGGTGCCGCGGGCCCGGGGCATGGTCTCCCGGCTGAACGCGCTGGGCGTGCCCGTCACCTGGGAGCAGGTCGAGCGGATCGCCGCCGGCGGTTCCGTGGGGCGCCCGCACGTCGCCACCGCCCTGGTCGAGCTGGGCGTCGTGGCGACGGTGAGCGACGCGTTCACCGAGGAGTGGCTCGCCGACGGCGGCCGGGCTTACGTGCCGAAGCACGAGACCGACCCCTTCGAGGCGATCCGGCTGGTCAAGGGCGCGGGCGGGGTGACCGTCTTCGCGCATCCGGCCGCCGTCAAACGCGGCCGCACGGTCCCCGAGTCGGCGATCGCCGAGATGGCCGCCGCCGGTCTCGACGGCATCGAGGTCGACCACATGGACCACGACGCCGACGCCCGGACCCGGCTGCGGGCCCTCGCCGACGAGCTGGGCCTGCTGGTCACGGGTTCCTCGGACTACCACGGCAGCCGCAAGACGGTGTCGCTCGGCGCCTTCACGACCGACCCCGAGGTCTACGGGGAGATCACCCGGCGCGCGACCGGAGCGTTCCCGGTCCCGGGAACCGGCGGAATCTGA
- a CDS encoding MFS transporter produces MDPLDAGAGSILRQPKAVWATAGASVVAFMGIGLVDPILPSIARGLDATAGQVSLLFTSYFLITAIAMLLTGFVSSRIGGRRTLLLGLAFVVVFAGLAGTSGSVGQLVGFRAGWGLGNALFVSTALAVIVGAAAGGSAAAILLYESALGLGMACGPLLGAVLGNISWRYPFFGTATLMAIGFLCITAFLKEQPEPARRTSLLDPLKALGHGGLASAAVSAFFYNYTFFTVLAFTPFVLDMSPYRSGAVFFAWGLLLAVFSVIVAPRMQERFGSLKVLGGSLVLLAADVLVLGYGDHTTAVVCTVLSGAFIGVNNTVYTELALGVSDAPRPVASAGYNFVRWFAAAAAPWFAPKIEEWTDVHMPFVVAAVTAALGAVVVLVRRRALTLEAEEQAPRHASQDGVGVFAN; encoded by the coding sequence ATGGACCCCCTCGACGCGGGAGCCGGGAGCATCCTGCGACAGCCCAAGGCCGTCTGGGCCACGGCCGGCGCCTCCGTCGTCGCCTTCATGGGCATCGGCCTCGTCGACCCGATCCTGCCGTCCATCGCGCGGGGCCTCGACGCCACCGCCGGGCAGGTGTCCCTGCTCTTCACCTCGTACTTCCTGATCACCGCGATCGCGATGCTGCTGACCGGCTTCGTCTCCAGCCGCATCGGCGGCCGCAGGACCCTGCTGCTGGGGCTCGCCTTCGTGGTCGTCTTCGCGGGCCTGGCCGGCACCTCCGGCTCGGTCGGCCAGCTCGTCGGCTTCCGGGCGGGCTGGGGCCTCGGCAACGCGCTGTTCGTCTCGACCGCCCTCGCGGTGATCGTCGGCGCGGCGGCGGGCGGCAGCGCCGCGGCGATCCTGCTCTACGAGTCCGCCCTGGGCCTCGGCATGGCCTGCGGCCCCCTGCTCGGCGCGGTCCTCGGCAACATCAGCTGGCGCTACCCCTTCTTCGGCACGGCCACGCTGATGGCGATCGGCTTCCTGTGCATCACGGCGTTCCTGAAGGAGCAGCCCGAGCCGGCCCGCAGGACCTCGCTGCTGGACCCCCTCAAGGCGCTCGGCCACGGCGGCCTGGCCTCGGCGGCGGTGTCGGCGTTCTTCTACAACTACACGTTCTTCACCGTGCTGGCCTTCACGCCGTTCGTGCTGGACATGTCCCCGTACCGCTCGGGCGCGGTGTTCTTCGCCTGGGGCCTGCTGCTCGCCGTCTTCTCGGTGATCGTGGCCCCGCGCATGCAGGAGCGGTTCGGCTCGCTCAAGGTGCTCGGCGGCTCGCTGGTGCTGCTCGCGGCGGACGTCCTCGTGCTCGGCTACGGCGACCACACCACGGCCGTCGTCTGCACGGTCCTGTCCGGTGCGTTCATCGGCGTGAACAACACCGTCTACACCGAACTCGCCCTCGGCGTGTCGGACGCCCCTCGCCCGGTGGCGAGCGCGGGCTACAACTTCGTCCGCTGGTTCGCGGCGGCCGCCGCCCCCTGGTTCGCGCCGAAGATCGAGGAGTGGACGGACGTCCACATGCCGTTCGTCGTCGCGGCGGTGACGGCGGCCCTGGGCGCGGTCGTGGTCCTCGTCCGGCGCCGGGCCCTCACTCTCGAGGCCGAGGAGCAGGCACCGCGGCACGCCTCGCAGGACGGGGTCGGCGTCTTCGCCAACTGA
- a CDS encoding suppressor of fused domain protein, whose protein sequence is MVDVLPLVEARLNTALGEPDARAAVTFLGTDRIEVLRFQEGDVLRYATLGMSAHPMTDPTAMLADPVKGPRAELVLSVRAGVADTDPVLRPLAVLAASPQVEGLVVTPGASLDVGEPLWPGAPFTSVLVGEPGGLVEDLALDDPLDPVRFLPLLPMTPNEAAWKRVHGAQALHERWLAHGTDLRDPARRSVPLD, encoded by the coding sequence ATGGTTGATGTTCTTCCTCTGGTCGAGGCACGGTTGAACACCGCGCTGGGCGAACCGGACGCGCGCGCCGCGGTCACCTTCCTCGGCACGGACCGCATCGAGGTGCTCCGGTTCCAGGAGGGGGACGTCCTCCGTTACGCCACCCTCGGCATGTCCGCCCACCCCATGACGGACCCCACGGCGATGCTCGCCGACCCGGTCAAGGGTCCCCGTGCCGAGCTGGTCCTGTCCGTCCGCGCGGGCGTCGCCGACACCGACCCGGTCCTGCGTCCGCTCGCCGTCCTCGCCGCGTCCCCGCAGGTGGAGGGTCTGGTGGTGACTCCGGGCGCCTCCCTGGACGTCGGTGAGCCGCTGTGGCCCGGCGCCCCGTTCACCTCGGTCCTGGTGGGCGAGCCCGGCGGTCTCGTGGAGGATCTGGCCCTCGACGATCCGCTGGACCCCGTACGGTTCCTGCCGCTGCTGCCGATGACCCCCAACGAGGCCGCCTGGAAGCGGGTTCACGGCGCCCAGGCCCTCCACGAGCGCTGGCTCGCGCACGGGACGGACCTGAGGGACCCCGCCCGCAGATCCGTCCCGCTGGACTGA
- a CDS encoding alpha/beta fold hydrolase → MSRPATFVPPPGARAYTLRTARGEFAVVDAPVAAGVEPRGVALLLPGFTGSKEDFNPLHVPLAERGYRTVAVDGRGQFESDGPATDESAYAQEELARDVLAQAAALGQPVHLLGHSLGGQISRAAVLLDHAPFLSLTLMASGPAQISASQRERVKLLRDALAVMSMAEVWDAIQAMETPEETETPSLDGGLDERDDLRRRWLATKPAQLIATGNQLCTEPDRIAELAAVPLPFHVLSGSQDDTWPLPLLDDMAVRLRARRTVIDGAEHSPNTDRPLATAEAIAGFWDGGTSGA, encoded by the coding sequence ATGAGCAGGCCCGCGACCTTCGTCCCGCCCCCCGGCGCCCGTGCGTACACCCTGCGGACGGCACGCGGTGAGTTCGCCGTCGTCGACGCGCCCGTGGCCGCCGGGGTCGAGCCCCGGGGAGTCGCGCTGCTGCTGCCGGGGTTCACCGGCAGCAAGGAGGACTTCAACCCGCTGCACGTCCCGCTCGCGGAGCGCGGGTACCGGACCGTGGCCGTCGACGGGCGCGGCCAGTTCGAGTCGGACGGTCCCGCGACCGACGAATCCGCCTACGCGCAGGAGGAGTTGGCGCGAGACGTGCTGGCGCAGGCGGCGGCGCTCGGGCAGCCGGTGCATCTGCTGGGGCACTCGCTCGGCGGGCAGATCTCCCGCGCGGCGGTCCTGCTCGACCACGCACCGTTCCTGTCGCTGACCCTGATGGCGTCCGGCCCGGCGCAGATCTCGGCGTCCCAGCGGGAGCGGGTGAAGCTGTTGCGGGACGCGCTCGCGGTGATGAGCATGGCCGAGGTGTGGGACGCGATCCAGGCGATGGAGACGCCCGAGGAGACCGAGACGCCGTCGCTCGACGGCGGCCTGGACGAACGGGACGACCTGCGGCGCCGCTGGCTGGCCACCAAGCCCGCCCAACTCATCGCCACCGGAAACCAGTTGTGCACGGAGCCGGACCGGATCGCCGAACTGGCCGCCGTACCACTGCCGTTCCATGTGCTGTCGGGCTCCCAGGACGACACCTGGCCGCTGCCGCTGCTCGACGACATGGCGGTACGGCTGCGGGCGCGGCGGACCGTCATCGACGGGGCCGAGCACTCCCCCAACACCGACCGTCCGCTCGCCACCGCCGAGGCGATCGCCGGCTTCTGGGACGGCGGCACGTCCGGGGCGTGA
- a CDS encoding DEAD/DEAH box helicase, producing the protein MTLPVALSGTDVIGQAKTGTGKTLGFGLPLLERVTVPADVEAGRATPEALTDAPQALVVVPTRELCTQVTNDLLTAGKVRNVRVLAIYGGRAYEPQVEALKKGVDVVVGTPGRLLDLAGQKKLNLNHIKSLVLDEADEMLDLGFLPDVEKIINLLPARRQTMLFSATMPGAVIGLARRYMSQPTHIRATAPDDEGMTVANIKQFVYRAHSMDKPEMIARILQSEGRGLAMIFCRTKRTAADIAEQLQRRGFASGAVHGDLGQGAREQALRAFRNGKVDVLVCTDVAARGIDVEGVTHVINYQSPEDEKTYLHRVGRTGRAGAKGTAITFVDWDDIPRWQLINKALELDFNDPAETYSSSPHLFSDLGIPAGTKGILPRSERTRAGLGAEELEDLGETGGRGARGGRGDRGDRGGRGGRAQSETAEQERPARTPRRRRRTRGGAPADATATSAPAPSVESGTEEAQAARTPRRRRRTRGGAPGEALPAAATVTADEAAVEAVDTVEAPAEPAAAEKPRRRRTRRTAEQPATETAVEPTVAAGPVSEPVVEAAPAEEAAPRRRTRKAAAAAETAVDTAEGTEAKPRRRTRKTAEPVTEAAATEAPATEDAPAAKPRRTRKTTAAAEAAVDTAEGTETKPRRTRKAAATTEAPATEDAPAAKPRRTRKTTAAAEAAVDTAEGTETKPRRTRKAAATTEAPATEETPAAKPRRTRKTTAAAEAAVDTAEGTEAKPRRTRKAAATTEAPATEETPAAKPRRTRKTTAAAEAAVDTAEGTEAKPRRTRKAAATTEAPATKETPAAKPRRTRKTTAAAEAAVDTAEGTEAKPRRTRKAATAVVEADGAEAAAPKVRRTRKAVAAAPEIPAQASDEPEAEPRRRTRKATAAVEAPEA; encoded by the coding sequence ATGACGCTCCCCGTCGCCCTTTCCGGCACGGACGTCATCGGCCAGGCGAAGACCGGTACCGGCAAGACGCTGGGCTTCGGTCTCCCGCTCCTGGAGCGCGTCACCGTCCCCGCCGACGTCGAGGCCGGACGCGCCACCCCCGAAGCCCTCACCGACGCCCCGCAGGCGCTCGTCGTCGTGCCGACGCGCGAGCTGTGCACCCAGGTCACCAACGACCTGCTCACGGCCGGCAAGGTCCGTAACGTGCGCGTGCTGGCGATCTACGGCGGCCGGGCGTACGAGCCGCAGGTCGAGGCCCTGAAGAAGGGCGTCGACGTCGTCGTCGGCACCCCGGGCCGGCTGCTGGACCTCGCGGGCCAGAAGAAGCTGAACCTCAACCACATCAAGAGCCTGGTCCTCGACGAGGCCGACGAGATGCTCGACCTGGGCTTCCTGCCCGACGTCGAGAAGATCATCAACCTGCTGCCGGCAAGGCGCCAGACCATGCTGTTCTCGGCCACCATGCCGGGCGCGGTCATCGGCCTCGCCCGCCGGTACATGTCGCAGCCCACCCACATCCGCGCCACCGCGCCGGACGACGAGGGCATGACGGTCGCGAACATCAAGCAGTTCGTCTACCGCGCGCACTCCATGGACAAGCCGGAGATGATCGCCCGCATCCTGCAGTCCGAGGGCCGCGGACTGGCGATGATCTTCTGCCGCACCAAGCGCACGGCCGCCGACATCGCCGAGCAGCTCCAGCGCCGCGGCTTCGCCTCCGGCGCCGTCCACGGCGACCTCGGCCAGGGCGCTCGCGAGCAGGCGCTGCGCGCCTTCCGCAACGGCAAGGTCGACGTCCTCGTCTGCACCGACGTCGCCGCGCGCGGCATCGACGTCGAGGGCGTGACCCACGTCATCAACTACCAGTCCCCCGAGGACGAGAAGACGTACCTGCACCGCGTCGGCCGCACCGGCCGGGCGGGCGCCAAGGGTACGGCGATCACGTTCGTCGACTGGGACGACATCCCGCGCTGGCAGCTGATCAACAAGGCGCTGGAGCTGGACTTCAACGACCCGGCGGAGACGTACTCGAGCTCCCCGCACCTGTTCTCCGACCTCGGCATCCCCGCGGGCACGAAGGGCATACTGCCGCGCTCGGAGCGGACCCGTGCGGGTCTGGGCGCGGAGGAGCTGGAGGACCTGGGCGAGACCGGCGGGCGTGGCGCTCGCGGCGGTCGTGGCGACCGGGGCGACCGGGGCGGCCGGGGTGGCCGCGCCCAGTCCGAGACGGCCGAGCAGGAGCGTCCGGCCCGTACGCCGCGCCGTCGCCGCCGTACCCGCGGGGGCGCCCCCGCGGACGCCACCGCCACGTCGGCACCGGCACCGTCCGTGGAGTCCGGCACCGAGGAGGCGCAGGCGGCCCGTACGCCGCGCCGTCGTCGCCGTACCCGCGGCGGAGCGCCCGGTGAGGCCCTGCCGGCCGCCGCGACGGTCACGGCCGACGAGGCAGCCGTCGAGGCGGTGGACACGGTGGAGGCTCCGGCCGAGCCGGCCGCCGCGGAGAAGCCGCGCCGCCGTCGCACCCGCAGGACGGCGGAGCAGCCGGCGACGGAGACGGCCGTGGAGCCGACCGTAGCGGCCGGCCCGGTCTCCGAGCCGGTCGTCGAGGCCGCTCCGGCCGAGGAGGCCGCACCGCGCCGCCGTACCCGCAAGGCGGCCGCTGCCGCCGAGACCGCCGTCGACACGGCGGAGGGCACGGAGGCCAAGCCGCGCCGCCGCACCCGCAAGACCGCCGAGCCGGTCACGGAGGCCGCTGCCACCGAGGCCCCGGCCACGGAGGACGCCCCGGCCGCCAAGCCGCGCCGCACCCGCAAGACCACCGCTGCCGCCGAGGCCGCCGTGGACACCGCGGAAGGCACGGAGACCAAGCCCCGCCGCACGCGCAAGGCTGCCGCCACCACCGAGGCCCCGGCCACGGAGGACGCCCCGGCCGCCAAGCCGCGCCGCACCCGCAAGACCACCGCTGCCGCCGAGGCCGCCGTGGACACCGCGGAAGGCACGGAGACCAAGCCCCGCCGCACGCGCAAGGCTGCCGCCACCACCGAGGCCCCGGCCACGGAGGAGACCCCGGCCGCCAAGCCGCGCCGCACCCGCAAGACCACCGCTGCCGCCGAGGCCGCCGTGGACACCGCGGAAGGCACCGAGGCCAAGCCCCGCCGCACGCGCAAGGCTGCCGCCACCACCGAGGCCCCGGCCACGGAGGAGACCCCGGCCGCCAAGCCGCGCCGCACCCGCAAGACCACCGCTGCCGCCGAGGCCGCCGTGGACACCGCGGAAGGCACCGAGGCCAAGCCCCGCCGCACGCGCAAGGCTGCCGCCACCACCGAGGCCCCGGCCACGAAGGAGACCCCGGCCGCCAAGCCGCGCCGCACCCGCAAGACCACCGCTGCCGCCGAGGCCGCCGTGGACACCGCGGAAGGCACCGAGGCCAAGCCCCGCCGTACCCGGAAGGCCGCCACCGCCGTGGTGGAGGCCGACGGGGCCGAGGCCGCCGCTCCGAAGGTCCGGCGGACCCGTAAGGCCGTCGCGGCCGCTCCGGAGATTCCGGCGCAGGCCAGTGACGAGCCGGAGGCCGAGCCGCGCCGCCGCACCCGCAAGGCGACGGCCGCCGTGGAGGCCCCGGAGGCCTGA
- a CDS encoding NYN domain-containing protein: MNDELAALGARIDRTNELLQRMLAEVAKTPSTHAIFVDAGYLYAAAGRLVAGTEDRRAFDLDAEGLIDALIDRARTIFADSRLLRVYWYDGARRRIHTAEQQSIAELPDVKVRLGNLNANNQQKGVDSLIRSDLESLARHRAISDAALLGGDEDLVSAVEAAQGYGARVHLWGIEAPEGRNQAEPLLWEVDSQRTLDLEFFKPYVTRRTAAAYEATAGARPTREAVRFVGAQIAAKWLASRGREALVELLPGHPYLPGSVDQDLLVEAEGLLQYSLRGQADLRRSLRDGFWDHLQAQY; encoded by the coding sequence ATGAACGACGAACTGGCGGCCCTGGGCGCCCGCATCGACCGCACGAACGAGCTGCTGCAGCGCATGCTCGCCGAGGTGGCGAAGACGCCCTCGACCCACGCGATCTTCGTCGACGCGGGCTATCTGTACGCGGCCGCCGGGCGGCTGGTCGCCGGGACCGAGGACCGCCGGGCCTTCGACCTCGACGCCGAGGGGCTGATCGACGCGCTGATCGACCGCGCCCGCACGATCTTCGCGGACAGCCGGCTGCTCCGCGTGTACTGGTACGACGGCGCCCGCCGCCGCATCCACACCGCCGAGCAGCAGTCCATCGCCGAACTCCCCGACGTCAAAGTCCGCCTCGGCAACCTCAACGCCAACAACCAGCAGAAGGGCGTCGACTCCCTGATCCGTTCCGACCTGGAGTCCCTCGCCCGGCACCGCGCGATCAGTGACGCGGCCCTGCTCGGCGGCGACGAGGACCTGGTGTCGGCCGTCGAGGCGGCCCAGGGGTACGGCGCCCGCGTCCACCTCTGGGGCATCGAGGCGCCCGAGGGCCGCAACCAGGCCGAGCCACTGCTCTGGGAGGTGGACAGCCAGCGCACCCTCGACCTGGAGTTCTTCAAGCCGTACGTCACCCGGCGCACGGCCGCCGCCTACGAGGCCACGGCCGGCGCCCGCCCCACCCGCGAGGCCGTCCGCTTCGTCGGCGCCCAGATCGCCGCGAAGTGGCTCGCCTCCCGAGGTCGCGAGGCACTGGTCGAACTGCTCCCCGGCCACCCCTACCTGCCGGGCTCCGTCGACCAGGACCTGCTGGTCGAGGCCGAGGGCCTGCTCCAGTACTCCCTGCGCGGCCAGGCGGACCTGCGCCGCTCCCTCAGGGACGGTTTCTGGGACCACCTTCAGGCGCAGTACTAG
- a CDS encoding DUF6758 family protein, translating into MRGEPSCPRCGGRVRAPGLFADTWQCDVHGAVYPLQPVIPPSVEALNVVVHRTQVPVWMPWPLPVGWLFTGVGYAGDDRSGGRATAVACSGPGPLGGPGELILVAEELGVGLGARYAGIDGPDPGSYMNVEKPPQVKVLAAGRPTPLWHVYRTPDDRAVFAGEALGMWLWAVMWPEQAGLLMYDELVLTDLRDAGAELDLVPCGALSPRLLRP; encoded by the coding sequence ATGAGGGGCGAACCCAGTTGCCCGAGGTGCGGTGGCCGGGTCAGGGCTCCCGGTCTCTTCGCCGATACGTGGCAGTGCGATGTGCACGGCGCGGTGTATCCGCTGCAGCCCGTGATCCCGCCCAGCGTCGAGGCTCTGAACGTGGTGGTGCACCGCACGCAGGTGCCGGTGTGGATGCCCTGGCCGCTGCCGGTCGGCTGGCTGTTCACCGGTGTGGGCTACGCGGGTGACGACCGCAGCGGCGGCCGCGCGACCGCCGTCGCGTGCTCGGGTCCCGGCCCGCTCGGCGGCCCCGGCGAGCTGATCCTCGTCGCCGAGGAACTCGGCGTCGGTCTCGGCGCGCGCTACGCGGGCATCGACGGACCGGACCCGGGGTCGTACATGAACGTGGAGAAGCCGCCCCAGGTCAAGGTCCTGGCCGCCGGCCGCCCGACCCCGCTCTGGCACGTCTACCGCACCCCCGACGACCGCGCCGTCTTCGCGGGCGAGGCGCTCGGCATGTGGCTGTGGGCGGTGATGTGGCCCGAGCAGGCCGGGCTGCTCATGTACGACGAGCTGGTGCTGACCGACCTGCGGGACGCGGGCGCGGAGCTGGACCTGGTGCCGTGCGGGGCGTTGTCGCCGCGCCTGCTCCGGCCGTAG